From the Rhodoferax mekongensis genome, one window contains:
- a CDS encoding YaeQ family protein, whose translation MALKSTIYKANLQIADIENSYYADHALTLARHPSETDERMMVRLVALAFNAHKLQSVCNGDGTLAFGAGLSDPEDPDVSLTDFTGQKRLWIEVGQPEDKPISKACNKADSVLLYPFAHSADIWWKGIETKLTRLDKLQVWRIPSVTSQALAKLAARSMQLQATVQEGVLMLGDGSNTVDIEPVRWK comes from the coding sequence ATGGCACTCAAATCCACCATCTACAAAGCCAATCTGCAGATCGCAGACATTGAGAACAGCTACTACGCAGACCACGCGCTCACACTGGCTCGCCACCCCAGCGAGACGGACGAGCGCATGATGGTTCGGCTGGTGGCCCTGGCGTTCAACGCCCATAAGCTGCAAAGCGTCTGCAATGGAGACGGCACGCTGGCCTTCGGGGCGGGGTTGTCCGACCCGGAAGATCCCGATGTGTCGCTGACGGACTTCACCGGGCAAAAACGGCTGTGGATTGAAGTGGGCCAGCCGGAAGACAAGCCGATTTCCAAGGCCTGCAACAAAGCCGACTCCGTGTTGCTCTACCCATTCGCGCATTCGGCGGACATCTGGTGGAAGGGGATTGAGACCAAACTCACTCGCCTGGACAAATTGCAGGTGTGGCGCATCCCCTCTGTGACATCCCAGGCTTTGGCCAAACTGGCTGCCCGCAGCATGCAATTGCAAGCGACCGTTCAGGAAGGCGTTTTAATGCTAGGCGACGGTAGCAACACCGTGGATA
- the purB gene encoding adenylosuccinate lyase has translation MTFSAISALSPLDGRYAAKLATLRPLTSELGYMHRRVQVEVAWFIALSDAGFEEFKPLTPGARTYLLGLVKNFSEADGEAIKAIEKTTNHDVKAVEYWIKSKFEARPELEKAGEFVHFACTSEDINNTSHALQLRASRDVVVLPALDKIVLKLRDMAHAYADVPMLSRTHGQTASPTTVGKEMANVVVRLQAACDRIANVKILAKMNGAVGNYNAHLSAWPDFDWEAFSKKVVETPEPLGLGLTFQPYSIQIEPHDYMAELFDAVARTNTILVDLSRDIWGYVSLGYFKQKLKDGEVGSSTMPHKVNPIDFENAEGNLGLANALLRHLSEKLPISRWQRDLTDSTVLRNMGVALGYAVLAYSSLMTGLNKLEINEAAIAEDLDASWEVLAEPIQTVMRRFGLPQPYEQLKKFTRGAAMTRELMQGFIAGLDIPDAEKARLLAMTPGSYTGKASALAKRV, from the coding sequence ATGACCTTCTCCGCCATTTCCGCCCTTTCTCCGCTGGACGGCCGTTACGCCGCCAAACTTGCTACCCTGCGCCCCCTGACCAGTGAGCTGGGCTATATGCACCGCCGCGTGCAAGTGGAAGTGGCTTGGTTTATCGCCTTGAGCGACGCTGGCTTTGAGGAGTTCAAACCCCTGACCCCCGGCGCCCGCACCTACCTGCTGGGCTTGGTGAAAAACTTCTCGGAAGCTGACGGTGAAGCCATTAAGGCTATTGAAAAGACGACCAATCACGATGTAAAAGCGGTCGAGTATTGGATCAAGTCCAAGTTCGAAGCCCGTCCCGAACTGGAAAAAGCCGGTGAGTTCGTGCACTTTGCCTGCACCAGCGAAGACATCAACAACACCAGCCATGCCTTGCAGTTGCGCGCTTCGCGGGATGTTGTCGTCCTGCCCGCTCTGGACAAAATTGTGCTCAAGCTCAGGGACATGGCCCACGCCTACGCCGATGTGCCCATGCTGAGCCGCACCCATGGCCAGACCGCCAGCCCCACCACGGTGGGCAAGGAAATGGCCAACGTGGTCGTCCGCCTGCAAGCCGCCTGCGACCGCATTGCCAACGTGAAGATTCTGGCCAAGATGAACGGCGCCGTTGGCAACTACAACGCCCACCTGAGCGCCTGGCCCGACTTTGATTGGGAAGCTTTCAGCAAGAAAGTGGTGGAGACCCCCGAACCGCTGGGCTTGGGCCTGACCTTCCAGCCCTACAGCATTCAGATCGAACCCCACGATTACATGGCGGAGCTGTTTGATGCGGTAGCACGGACCAACACCATTCTGGTCGACTTGAGCCGCGATATCTGGGGCTATGTGTCGCTGGGTTACTTCAAACAAAAGCTCAAGGACGGTGAGGTGGGCTCGTCCACCATGCCGCACAAGGTCAATCCGATTGACTTTGAAAACGCCGAGGGCAATCTGGGCTTGGCCAATGCCTTGTTGCGCCATCTGAGCGAAAAGCTGCCGATTTCCCGTTGGCAGCGCGACCTGACCGATTCGACCGTGCTGCGCAACATGGGCGTGGCCTTGGGCTATGCCGTGCTGGCCTACAGCTCGCTGATGACCGGCTTGAATAAGCTGGAGATCAACGAGGCCGCCATCGCCGAAGACCTAGATGCCTCATGGGAAGTGTTGGCCGAGCCCATCCAGACCGTGATGCGCCGCTTCGGTTTGCCCCAGCCCTACGAGCAACTCAAAAAGTTCACTCGGGGTGCCGCCATGACGCGCGAGCTGATGCAGGGCTTTATTGCAGGTTTGGACATCCCAGACGCCGAGAAAGCGCGTCTGCTGGCCATGACGCCCGGTAGCTACACCGGCAAGGCGTCTGCGTTGGCAAAGCGTGTCTGA
- a CDS encoding glutathione S-transferase C-terminal domain-containing protein has protein sequence MKLIGSTSSPFVRKVRVVMAEKKLDYVLIQEDVWSAETRIADSNPLGKVPCLIMEGAEALFDSRVIVEYLDTLSPVGKLIPAVGRERAEIKTWEALADGLMEAAVLARLEATWTGRTKAQRSQVWIDRQMLKVNDALKAMARGLGDKPFCAGIHLSLADIAVGCALGYLDFRFPEIQWREDHPGLAKLYEKLAQRPSFADTVPA, from the coding sequence ATGAAACTTATCGGATCCACTTCCAGCCCCTTCGTTCGCAAAGTCCGCGTCGTGATGGCCGAGAAGAAGCTCGATTACGTCCTGATTCAGGAAGACGTCTGGTCGGCTGAAACCCGCATCGCGGACTCCAACCCGCTGGGCAAAGTGCCTTGTCTGATTATGGAAGGTGCTGAAGCCCTGTTTGACTCCCGCGTGATTGTGGAGTACCTCGACACCCTGTCCCCCGTGGGCAAGTTGATCCCTGCGGTAGGCCGTGAGCGCGCCGAAATCAAAACCTGGGAGGCGCTGGCGGATGGCCTGATGGAGGCTGCGGTGCTGGCCCGTCTGGAAGCCACATGGACAGGCCGGACCAAGGCTCAACGCAGCCAAGTCTGGATAGACCGCCAAATGCTCAAGGTGAACGATGCCCTCAAAGCGATGGCCCGTGGCTTGGGCGACAAGCCCTTTTGTGCGGGTATCCACCTGAGCCTGGCCGACATTGCGGTGGGCTGCGCTTTGGGCTATCTGGACTTCCGTTTCCCTGAGATTCAATGGCGTGAAGATCACCCCGGCTTGGCCAAGCTCTATGAGAAGCTGGCGCAGCGCCCCAGCTTCGCGGATACCGTCCCGGCCTAA
- a CDS encoding nuclear transport factor 2 family protein, with translation MSTQQSNAESHQSAVQRMVDFFEHITPDTVAELSRIYVSDARFKDPFNDVIGLADIQRIFSHMFVALDQPRFVVLERVVQGTQCFLTWEFRFRFKRFSPDTEQVILGATHVVFNEAGLVTLHRDYWDAAEELYEKLPVVGGVMRWLKKRTNS, from the coding sequence ATGAGCACCCAGCAATCAAACGCTGAATCACACCAATCTGCCGTGCAGCGGATGGTGGATTTCTTTGAGCACATCACGCCAGACACCGTAGCGGAGCTGTCCAGGATCTATGTCTCCGATGCGCGCTTCAAAGATCCATTCAACGACGTGATTGGGTTGGCGGACATTCAGCGCATCTTCAGCCACATGTTTGTGGCGCTCGATCAACCGCGGTTTGTGGTGCTGGAGCGGGTGGTCCAGGGGACGCAGTGCTTTTTGACCTGGGAGTTCCGCTTCCGGTTCAAACGATTTTCACCAGACACCGAGCAGGTGATTCTTGGCGCCACCCACGTGGTGTTCAATGAGGCGGGGCTGGTGACCTTGCACCGCGATTACTGGGATGCTGCTGAAGAGCTCTACGAGAAATTGCCGGTGGTCGGCGGTGTGATGCGCTGGCTGAAAAAGCGGACGAACAGCTAA
- a CDS encoding SDR family NAD(P)-dependent oxidoreductase, whose protein sequence is MVDWQGKSVWIVGASSGIGEATASALHALGARVTVSARKEAALQDFATRHPGSRALVLDASDQAAVQAAVDTLLAAGPLDCVIYCAGHYNAMRAYEMDVPDMERHMQVNYLGALYVLQAVTPAMLAQGHGHISLVGSVAGYRGLPNSLAYGPTKAALINLAETLYLDLRDKGLGVSLISPGFVQTPLTANNAFDMPALITPAQAADAMVKGWANGRFEIHFPRRFTLWMQLLRLLPDRLFFALVRRATL, encoded by the coding sequence ATGGTGGATTGGCAGGGAAAGTCTGTGTGGATCGTCGGTGCGTCCAGCGGCATCGGGGAGGCCACCGCCTCCGCACTGCACGCCCTGGGCGCCAGGGTGACCGTGTCGGCCCGAAAGGAAGCTGCACTGCAGGATTTCGCCACTCGCCATCCCGGCAGCCGGGCGCTGGTGCTGGATGCCTCAGACCAGGCCGCAGTGCAAGCGGCGGTCGACACCTTGCTAGCCGCTGGGCCTTTGGACTGCGTGATCTATTGCGCCGGCCATTACAACGCCATGCGGGCCTATGAGATGGACGTGCCGGACATGGAGCGCCACATGCAAGTGAACTACCTAGGTGCGCTTTATGTCCTGCAAGCCGTAACCCCGGCAATGCTGGCGCAAGGGCACGGCCACATCAGCCTGGTGGGCAGTGTGGCCGGCTACCGCGGCCTGCCCAACAGCCTGGCCTATGGCCCCACCAAGGCGGCACTCATCAATCTGGCAGAAACCTTGTACCTCGACTTGCGGGACAAGGGACTGGGGGTGTCCCTCATCAGTCCCGGCTTTGTGCAGACGCCGCTGACTGCCAACAACGCCTTTGACATGCCCGCACTGATCACACCCGCTCAAGCCGCAGACGCCATGGTGAAGGGCTGGGCCAATGGCCGGTTTGAGATTCACTTTCCGAGGCGTTTTACCTTGTGGATGCAGCTGCTGCGCTTGCTGCCGGACCGCTTGTTTTTTGCGCTGGTACGGCGCGCCACTCTATGA
- a CDS encoding DUF3833 domain-containing protein, whose protein sequence is MKRRLLLAAATGSALLLGGCASQNIDQYRTEKPELDLQQYFNGTLDAYGVFTDRSGAVVKRFTVVMNCSWQGNEGVLDEDFTYSDGTTQKRVWRLTKLPDGKYTGTAGDVIGTAQGQARGNAFYWTYTLSLPVDGSVYEVRFDDWMYLMTDKVMLNKATMSKFGVKLGEVTLSFTKR, encoded by the coding sequence ATGAAACGACGCCTGCTCCTTGCTGCTGCCACCGGCAGCGCCCTGTTGCTGGGGGGCTGCGCCTCCCAAAACATCGACCAGTACCGCACTGAGAAGCCGGAGCTGGACCTCCAGCAATACTTCAATGGCACGCTGGATGCCTACGGCGTTTTCACCGACCGCTCCGGGGCAGTGGTGAAGCGCTTTACCGTGGTCATGAACTGCAGCTGGCAGGGCAACGAGGGCGTGCTGGACGAGGACTTCACCTACTCCGACGGGACCACCCAAAAACGGGTGTGGCGCCTCACCAAGCTGCCCGACGGCAAGTACACCGGAACCGCGGGCGATGTGATCGGTACCGCACAGGGCCAAGCCCGGGGCAACGCGTTTTACTGGACTTACACCCTGAGCCTGCCGGTGGACGGCAGCGTGTACGAGGTGCGTTTTGATGACTGGATGTACCTGATGACTGACAAGGTCATGCTCAACAAGGCCACCATGAGCAAATTCGGGGTGAAGTTGGGCGAAGTCACGCTGTCGTTTACCAAGCGCTGA
- a CDS encoding MFS transporter, whose product MSATLSHLPAGQGWRYGLMGLPLAFVALPLYVILPNHYAKAFGVPLASLGLVLLVARLLDALVDPLLGRWSDKLYLRGATTLLQRAALACALLGAGFYLLFFPPVQGTQALLVWATVCLLFTYAAYSFLSISHQSWGAMLGGDEHYRSRVVAWREGLGLAGVVLASIAPVALGLPATAALFFIALIAGWWAWTRAPRPLAAPVEADATVPTEAASIWLPFTRPAFRALLAVFVVNGIASAVPATLILFFVQDRLQASPQSEPIFLGSYFVCAALAIPLWLKLVARIGLARTWLAGMVLSIAVFVFASLLGAGDTLPFLLVCALSGVALGTDLTIPGALLAGVIAGEGDRGRFDGAYFGWWNFATKLNLALAAGVALPALAWLGYTPGARDAQALNTLTFAYCLLPCALKAIAATLLTTLVLRRSP is encoded by the coding sequence ATGAGCGCCACCTTGTCGCATTTGCCAGCCGGCCAGGGTTGGCGATACGGGCTCATGGGGCTGCCCCTGGCGTTTGTGGCCTTGCCCCTGTATGTGATCCTTCCTAACCACTACGCCAAAGCCTTCGGTGTGCCACTGGCTTCCTTGGGCTTGGTGCTGCTGGTTGCGCGTTTGTTGGACGCCTTGGTAGACCCGCTGCTGGGCCGCTGGAGCGACAAGCTCTACCTGCGGGGTGCTACCACCTTGCTCCAGCGCGCAGCGTTGGCTTGTGCACTTTTGGGCGCCGGTTTTTATCTGTTGTTCTTCCCGCCAGTGCAAGGCACCCAGGCGCTGCTGGTCTGGGCCACCGTGTGCCTGCTGTTCACCTATGCCGCCTACAGCTTCTTGAGTATCAGCCACCAAAGTTGGGGCGCCATGCTGGGCGGGGACGAGCACTACCGCAGCCGGGTCGTGGCCTGGCGCGAGGGCTTGGGGCTGGCTGGAGTGGTTTTGGCATCCATTGCGCCTGTAGCGCTCGGCCTGCCTGCGACAGCAGCTCTGTTTTTCATAGCACTTATAGCGGGTTGGTGGGCCTGGACACGCGCACCACGACCACTCGCAGCGCCCGTGGAAGCCGATGCGACGGTACCCACAGAAGCAGCCTCTATCTGGCTGCCGTTCACCCGCCCTGCCTTCCGCGCCCTGCTGGCTGTGTTTGTCGTGAACGGGATTGCAAGCGCTGTGCCAGCGACATTGATTTTGTTTTTCGTGCAAGACCGGCTGCAAGCCTCGCCCCAGAGCGAGCCGATATTCCTGGGCAGCTACTTTGTGTGTGCAGCACTGGCAATCCCGCTGTGGCTCAAGCTGGTGGCGCGCATAGGGCTGGCCCGTACCTGGCTGGCTGGCATGGTGTTATCGATTGCCGTGTTTGTGTTTGCCTCCCTGCTGGGCGCCGGCGACACGCTGCCGTTTTTGCTGGTGTGCGCGCTCTCCGGGGTGGCACTCGGCACCGACCTCACTATCCCGGGCGCCCTGTTGGCGGGTGTCATCGCCGGTGAGGGGGACCGAGGCCGGTTTGATGGCGCCTACTTCGGCTGGTGGAACTTTGCGACCAAGCTCAACCTCGCCCTGGCTGCGGGCGTGGCCCTGCCCGCGCTGGCCTGGCTGGGCTACACACCGGGCGCGCGGGATGCCCAAGCCTTAAACACCCTCACATTCGCCTACTGCCTGCTGCCCTGTGCCCTGAAAGCCATCGCAGCAACATTGCTCACCACCCTTGTTCTGCGGAGGTCCCCATGA
- a CDS encoding chalcone isomerase family protein has translation MSRPLQRRTYLALSAACFLPVLTLQAVAQGSSAPPAEVGSELPGASLAGSTRMRFFGLNIYDARLWVTAGFKPAAFWQSPLALELTYLRSLSGNAIAQRSLDEMRRGGPISQDTAERWLAAMIAAFADVKAADRITGMHVPGQGAKFWLNGQPRPGIKDPEFSRLFFGIWLADHTSEPRLRAELLAGVAP, from the coding sequence ATGTCACGCCCGCTCCAGCGCCGCACCTACCTTGCATTGAGTGCCGCCTGCTTCCTGCCCGTGCTGACCCTGCAGGCAGTGGCTCAAGGCAGCAGCGCTCCACCGGCGGAAGTCGGCAGCGAGCTGCCGGGCGCCAGTCTGGCGGGTAGCACGCGTATGCGCTTTTTCGGGCTCAACATCTATGACGCACGCCTGTGGGTGACGGCGGGGTTCAAGCCGGCGGCTTTCTGGCAGAGCCCGCTTGCCCTGGAGCTGACCTATCTGCGAAGTCTGAGCGGCAATGCCATTGCCCAGCGCTCGCTCGATGAAATGCGTCGCGGGGGCCCAATCAGCCAGGACACCGCGGAACGCTGGCTGGCCGCCATGATCGCGGCCTTTGCGGACGTGAAAGCTGCTGACCGCATCACCGGCATGCATGTGCCCGGTCAAGGCGCGAAGTTCTGGCTGAATGGCCAGCCTCGTCCGGGCATCAAGGACCCGGAATTCAGTCGCTTGTTCTTTGGTATCTGGTTGGCCGATCACACCAGTGAGCCTCGTTTGCGCGCGGAGCTGCTGGCCGGCGTCGCGCCATGA
- a CDS encoding class I SAM-dependent methyltransferase codes for MNSNTMNPGMPSTTPAATTLPAGTPAAARTVFKLLQKLRHGSLTVQLPDGSAHRFGGEATPHASLVLHNWKVCGAALKSGDIGFAESFIAGDWTTPNLTELLRVLVKNRAEVEGVIYGSWAGRLLYRIKHLLNRNTKANSQKNIHAHYDLGNAFYSLWLDDTMNYSSALFSSNLNQPMALAQKAKVRRALEEAGVQAGDRVLEIGCGWGALAEMATTEFKAGITGVTLSIEQLAFAEERMRKLGVQDKADLRLQDYRDIQDAPFDAICSIEMVEAVGREYWPTYFATIANKLKAGGRACIQSIVIDDALFERYIASTDFIQQYIFPGGCLPCPKEFRAQARAAGLDVVNELSFGHDYAETLKRWRDAFLEKRAEVLSKGFDERFMRIWEFYLCYCEAAFLEDNIDVVQYTLRKPD; via the coding sequence ATGAACTCCAACACCATGAACCCCGGCATGCCTTCCACGACACCGGCTGCAACCACTCTGCCTGCTGGCACCCCGGCTGCTGCCCGCACCGTATTCAAGCTGCTGCAAAAGCTCCGCCACGGTAGCCTGACCGTGCAACTGCCTGACGGCAGCGCCCACCGCTTCGGTGGCGAGGCTACCCCGCACGCCAGCCTGGTGCTGCATAACTGGAAGGTATGCGGCGCAGCCCTCAAGTCCGGTGATATCGGTTTTGCCGAGAGCTTTATCGCCGGTGACTGGACCACCCCCAACCTCACCGAACTGCTTCGGGTGCTGGTGAAGAACCGGGCTGAAGTCGAAGGCGTGATTTACGGCAGCTGGGCCGGGCGCCTGCTCTACCGTATCAAGCACCTGCTGAACCGGAACACCAAAGCCAACAGCCAGAAAAACATCCACGCACACTACGACCTGGGCAACGCGTTTTACAGCCTGTGGCTGGACGACACGATGAACTACTCGTCTGCCTTGTTCAGCTCCAACCTGAACCAGCCTATGGCCCTCGCCCAGAAAGCCAAAGTCCGCCGCGCCCTCGAGGAAGCGGGGGTACAAGCGGGCGACCGCGTGCTGGAAATCGGCTGCGGCTGGGGTGCATTGGCCGAAATGGCCACCACCGAATTCAAGGCCGGTATCACCGGTGTCACGCTGAGCATCGAGCAACTGGCCTTTGCCGAAGAGCGCATGCGCAAGCTGGGCGTTCAGGACAAAGCCGACTTGCGGCTGCAGGACTACCGCGACATCCAGGACGCGCCGTTTGACGCTATTTGTTCCATTGAGATGGTGGAAGCGGTGGGCCGTGAATACTGGCCGACCTACTTCGCCACCATCGCCAACAAACTCAAGGCGGGCGGTCGCGCCTGCATCCAGAGCATCGTGATAGACGACGCGCTGTTTGAGCGCTACATAGCATCCACCGACTTCATCCAGCAGTACATCTTCCCCGGTGGCTGCCTGCCATGCCCCAAGGAATTCCGTGCCCAGGCGCGGGCCGCAGGTCTGGACGTGGTGAATGAACTCTCGTTCGGCCACGACTATGCGGAGACCCTCAAGCGTTGGCGCGATGCCTTCCTGGAAAAGCGCGCCGAGGTACTCAGCAAAGGCTTCGATGAGCGCTTTATGCGCATCTGGGAGTTCTACCTCTGCTACTGCGAGGCAGCTTTCCTGGAAGACAACATCGACGTCGTGCAATACACCTTGCGCAAGCCCGACTGA
- a CDS encoding DUF1365 domain-containing protein produces the protein MQPGLAPATSPLAMPLIGFGEVRHTRLKPVRNAFAYGTYFLMLPMRSMAQQTGGHLARNRFAALSFYDVDHGDGRSLAQGGALAWLDQLLAAEGITDATGEVWLHCYPRVLGFTFKPVSFWYCHRADGSLRAILVEVNNTFGERHCYLLDQPRFGQELRADKVFHVSPFCPVEGGYRFRFMLTADLRRTVARIDYDDASGPLIETSVSGKLQALTAASQRHALWHYPAMTLGVVARIHWQALKLWIKKVPFFRKPVPPALLTTRAGTPQPHADTP, from the coding sequence ATGCAACCCGGTCTTGCGCCCGCCACTTCGCCCTTAGCCATGCCGCTGATCGGCTTTGGCGAGGTGCGCCATACCCGGCTCAAACCGGTGCGCAATGCCTTTGCCTACGGCACCTATTTTTTGATGCTGCCCATGCGCAGCATGGCCCAACAAACCGGCGGACACCTTGCACGCAACCGCTTTGCGGCACTGAGCTTTTATGACGTCGACCACGGCGATGGGCGTTCCTTGGCCCAAGGCGGCGCATTGGCCTGGTTGGACCAATTGCTCGCCGCGGAAGGCATTACCGATGCCACCGGCGAGGTCTGGTTGCACTGCTACCCCCGCGTGTTGGGTTTTACTTTCAAGCCAGTCAGCTTCTGGTACTGCCACCGTGCGGACGGCAGCCTGCGCGCCATCCTGGTGGAGGTGAACAACACGTTCGGCGAGCGGCATTGCTACCTGCTGGACCAGCCCCGCTTCGGTCAGGAACTGCGGGCAGATAAAGTATTTCACGTCTCGCCGTTTTGCCCTGTGGAGGGCGGCTACCGCTTCCGCTTCATGCTCACCGCCGACCTCCGCCGCACTGTCGCCCGGATTGACTACGACGATGCAAGCGGCCCGCTGATTGAGACCAGCGTGAGCGGCAAACTCCAAGCCTTGACTGCCGCAAGCCAACGCCATGCGCTCTGGCACTACCCGGCCATGACGCTGGGCGTCGTGGCGCGTATCCACTGGCAAGCCCTCAAGCTGTGGATCAAAAAAGTACCTTTCTTCCGCAAGCCCGTGCCCCCGGCTTTGTTGACCACCCGTGCCGGCACGCCCCAACCTCACGCAGACACACCCTGA
- a CDS encoding NAD(P)/FAD-dependent oxidoreductase — MKIAIVGSGISGLAVAHRLHGLADITLLEAGDYFGGHTHTVDVTLPGSAGPVTHGVDTGFLVFNERTYPNLIALFAELGVDTAKSDMSFSVQVPGAKGSGALEWSGSSLDTVFAQRSNLVNPRFLRMLRDVLRFNALATDIAVRNAEKELMQPLSEFLVQHKLSAEFRDWYFLPMLGCIWSCPTDQMLQFPVATMIRFCHNHGLIQVSNRPQWWTVTGGARHYVEKIISKIADKRLNTPVQHIVRDAQGVTLAINGQTERFDEVVLACHSDQSLALLGDASPEERETLGAIRYQPNRAVLHTDTRVLPQARRAWAAWNYERSADAGQDSARVCLHYLLNMLQPLPFAQSVVVSLNPVSEIDPALIHGSFDYAHPVFDLAAIQAQHKVPALQGQQHTYFCGAWTGYGFHEDGLKSGLDVARRLKARLGLEAV; from the coding sequence ATGAAGATTGCCATCGTCGGCTCCGGCATCTCGGGCCTTGCCGTTGCTCACCGCTTGCACGGCCTCGCAGACATCACCTTACTGGAAGCAGGCGACTATTTCGGTGGGCACACGCACACGGTGGATGTCACATTGCCCGGCTCCGCCGGCCCGGTGACCCATGGTGTAGACACAGGCTTTCTGGTCTTCAATGAACGCACTTATCCCAACCTGATCGCGCTATTTGCCGAACTGGGTGTGGATACAGCCAAGTCAGACATGTCCTTTTCGGTCCAAGTACCAGGGGCCAAAGGGTCTGGTGCGCTGGAATGGAGCGGCTCCTCACTGGACACCGTGTTCGCCCAGCGCAGCAACCTGGTGAATCCACGCTTTCTTCGCATGCTGAGGGACGTGCTCCGGTTCAACGCTTTGGCCACCGACATTGCGGTGCGCAATGCCGAGAAAGAGCTGATGCAGCCCCTCTCTGAGTTTCTCGTGCAGCACAAACTCTCGGCCGAGTTCCGCGACTGGTATTTCCTGCCCATGCTGGGTTGTATCTGGAGCTGCCCGACCGACCAGATGCTCCAGTTCCCGGTGGCCACCATGATCCGCTTCTGCCACAACCACGGCTTGATCCAGGTGAGTAACCGGCCCCAATGGTGGACGGTGACCGGGGGCGCCCGGCACTATGTCGAGAAAATCATCTCCAAGATTGCCGACAAGCGACTGAACACCCCGGTGCAACATATCGTCCGTGACGCGCAGGGCGTAACGCTTGCCATCAACGGGCAAACCGAGCGCTTTGACGAGGTCGTTCTGGCCTGCCACTCTGACCAAAGTCTGGCCCTGCTTGGCGACGCCAGCCCTGAAGAGCGTGAAACGCTGGGCGCCATTCGCTACCAGCCCAACCGCGCGGTGCTGCACACGGATACCCGTGTGTTGCCACAAGCCCGCCGTGCCTGGGCCGCATGGAACTACGAACGCAGTGCCGACGCAGGCCAGGACAGCGCACGGGTCTGCCTGCACTATTTGCTCAACATGCTGCAGCCGCTGCCTTTTGCGCAAAGCGTGGTCGTTTCGCTGAACCCGGTGAGCGAGATCGACCCCGCCTTGATCCACGGCAGTTTTGACTATGCCCATCCGGTGTTCGATCTTGCTGCCATTCAGGCACAACACAAAGTGCCCGCACTGCAAGGTCAGCAACACACCTACTTCTGCGGCGCATGGACCGGTTATGGCTTCCATGAAGACGGTCTCAAATCCGGGCTGGACGTCGCACGCCGTCTGAAGGCGCGACTGGGCCTGGAAGCAGTTTGA
- a CDS encoding ferritin-like domain-containing protein, translated as MLYPELFKQLESVRWDMDKDIPWDSFDPAMLSDEQAATIKMNAITEWAALPATEMFLRDNRGDSDFSAFMSIWFFEEQKHSLVLMEYLRRFRPDMVPTEEELHAIRFEFDPAPALETLMLHFCGEIRLNHWYRRASDWHTEPVIKAIYTKLSQDEARHGGAYLKYMKRAIGKFGVEAKSAFAKVGVLMASARRTAQALHPTNLHVNKSLFPRDTIQSRLPNPEWLEHWLDKQINFDAVWETKVVERILHNMSLLMERSFTTVQELNKFRKELSKDLTGAPVASPGAV; from the coding sequence ATGCTCTACCCCGAACTCTTTAAACAGTTGGAATCTGTGCGCTGGGACATGGATAAAGACATCCCTTGGGATAGCTTTGACCCTGCCATGCTCTCTGATGAGCAGGCTGCCACGATCAAGATGAACGCGATCACCGAGTGGGCAGCGTTGCCGGCTACCGAAATGTTCCTGCGGGATAACCGGGGCGACAGCGATTTTTCGGCCTTCATGTCGATCTGGTTTTTCGAAGAGCAAAAGCACTCCTTGGTATTGATGGAGTACCTGCGCCGTTTCCGGCCCGACATGGTGCCCACCGAAGAAGAACTGCACGCCATCCGTTTTGAGTTTGATCCTGCCCCCGCGCTGGAAACGTTGATGCTGCACTTCTGCGGCGAGATTCGCCTCAACCATTGGTATCGTCGTGCGAGTGACTGGCACACCGAGCCGGTCATCAAGGCCATCTATACCAAGCTTAGCCAGGATGAGGCGCGCCACGGCGGCGCCTATTTGAAATACATGAAGCGCGCCATCGGCAAGTTCGGCGTCGAAGCCAAGTCAGCGTTCGCCAAAGTGGGTGTGTTGATGGCCAGTGCGCGCCGCACGGCACAGGCGCTTCACCCCACCAATTTGCACGTTAACAAATCCTTGTTTCCGCGGGACACCATCCAGAGCCGACTACCCAACCCGGAGTGGCTGGAGCACTGGCTGGACAAGCAAATCAATTTCGACGCCGTCTGGGAAACCAAGGTGGTGGAGCGCATCCTGCACAACATGAGTCTGCTCATGGAGCGCAGCTTCACCACCGTGCAGGAGCTGAACAAGTTCCGCAAAGAATTGTCCAAGGACCTGACGGGCGCGCCCGTTGCGTCACCAGGGGCGGTCTGA